The following are encoded in a window of Megalops cyprinoides isolate fMegCyp1 chromosome 16, fMegCyp1.pri, whole genome shotgun sequence genomic DNA:
- the atp7a gene encoding copper-transporting ATPase 1 produces the protein MALKAAVSSVTVGVEGMTCGSCVQSIEQRVREMPGVFQVQVSLEMKQAAVVFDPSQQSPESLADAIEDMGFIASQANSAATKDVPTETKLLAPADLPVSTQQALSRLSQLKGVLEAREAPDQRGVTITFIPSVVSSERLGEALNTLAAERTSRTPEGQLPAPFGEELVKMHIEGMVCHSCVTTIEGRIGKLKGIQKIKVFLESQEATVLYLPDVITVDEIISQITLAGFKAQLKSKPRPLQLSAGETDRLTGAPVLSPGRTEPEWPGTEGAVVAGNGQDGAAQLPDVQSVEASRKKEGAALNHSPRLINVLQCQPPAETLPPAPLHTPAPAFCQPLGAVAEIRIEGMTCNSCVQSIEGMLSQHKGVTSARVSLANHSGTFEYDPLVTTPEELRAAIEDMGFDAFLPETNSLVPVPAPSSPSSTGRVSVKEREREKEGSRGGAQTLAKCFIKIGGMTCASCVANIERNLKNEDGVYSVLVALMAGKAEVRYNPGVIDPHSIAECITELGFTASVMENIDSSNGSLELVVRGMTCASCVHKIESSLVKAKGIVYASVALATNKAHIKYDPEVTGPRDMIRLIENLGFEASLVKKDRSASHLDHSQEIRQWRKSFLVSLFFCVPVMGMMIYMIIVDHDVHTEHEHNASSPDLQQYHSTMFLERQLLPGLSIMNLISFLFCVPVQFIGGRYFYIQAYKALKHRTANMDVLIVLATSIAFTYSLVILLVAMIEKAKTNPVTFFDTPPMLFVFISLGRWLEQIAKSKTSEALSKLMSLQATEATIVILNDDMSVLREEHVDVDLVQRGDVVRVVPGGKFPVDGRVLEGHSMADESLITGEAMPVTKKPGSSVIAGSINQNGSLLITATHVGADTTLSQIVRLVEEAQTSKAPIQQFADKISGYFVPFIVGISLLTLIAWIVIGCVDFALVEKYFPGYSKSISQTEVVIRFAFQASITVLCIACPCSLGLATPTAVMVGTGVGAQNGILIKGGEPLEMAHKIQTVVFDKTGTITYGTPEVIQVKLVVEANRMPKSRLLAIVGTAENNSEHPLGAAIAKHCKKELRNEVLGTCTDFQAVPGCGIHCQVSNTEALQRHDGGGGDGEERNERNSVLVQIGDSMTGSGSHPLIMEPEPLTQVQSASYAVLIGNREWMRRNGLQVRREVDEAMIEHERRGRTAVLVAIDGLLCAMIAISDTVKPEAELAVHTLKSMGLEVVLMTGDNSKTARAIAAQVGIRKVFAEVLPSHKVAKVEQLQQAGRRVAMVGDGVNDSPALAMADVGIAIGTGTDVAIEAADVVLIRNDLLDVVGSIDLSKKTVKRIRINFVFALIYNLVGIPIAAGVFLPVGLVLQPWMGSAAMAASSVSVVLSSLLLKCYTKPSAEKLESRLRGQMKHSSLSDVSIHIGIDECHRPSPKLSLFDRFVNYSRASINSLRSDKRSLNSMALSEPDKHSLLVGEAACDEEAL, from the exons GGGCGAGGCCTTGAACACCCTGGCTGCGGAAAGGACGTCCAGGACTCCGGAAGGGCAGCTGCCCGCTCCGTTTGGGGAGGAGCTGGTGAAAATGCACATAGAGGGAATGGTTTGCCACTCCTGCGTCACTACCATCGAAGGGAGGATCGGGAAATTGAAAGGGATTCAGAAGATAAAAG tttttctggAGTCTCAGGAAGCCACGGTGCTGTACCTGCCTGACGTCATCACGGTGGATGAGATCATCAGCCAGATCACGCTGGCGGGCTTCAAGGCCCAGCTGAAATCCAAGCCCCGTCCACTGCAGCTGTCTGCCGGGGAGACAGATCGCCTGACGGGCGCCCCGGTCCTGTCCCCGGGCAGGACAGAGCCGGAGTGGCCCGGGACAGAGGGCGCGGTCGTTGCGGGGAACGGGCAGGACGGCGCGGCTCAGCTACCCGACGTGCAGTCGGTGGAGGCGTCCCGCAAGAAGGAGGGAGCCGCCCTAAATCACAGCCCCAGGCTCATCAACGTGCTCCAGTGTCAGCCCCCTGCGGAgaccctcccccctgcccccctgcacACCCCCGCACCCGCCTTCTGTCAGCCCCTGGGGGCGGTCGCCGAAATCCGCATCGAGGGCATGACCTGCAATTCCTGCGTGCAGTCCATCGAGGGCATGCTGTCTCAGCACAAGGGGGTGACGTCCGCCCGGGTGTCGCTGGCCAACCACAGCGGGACGTTCGAGTACGACCCTTTGGTCACCACGCCAGAGGAGCTAAGGGCAGCCATAGAGGACATGGGCTTCGATGCCTTCCTGCCTG AAACCAATTCCCTAGTGCCTGTCCCTGCGCCGAGCTCGCCTTCCTCCACGGGGCGAgtgtctgtgaaggagagggagagggagaaggaggggagtAGGGGGGGTGCGCAGACCCTCGCCAAGTGCTTCATCAAGATCGGCGGGATGACCTGCGCCTCCTGCGTGGCAAACATAGAGAGGAACCTCAAGAACGAGGACG GGGTTTATTCTGTGCTGGTGGCGCTTATGGCCGGTAAGGCGGAGGTTCGCTACAATCCCGGGGTCATCGACCCCCACAGCATCGCGGAGTGCATCACAGAGCTGGGCTTCACTGCCTCCGTCATGGAGAACATCGACAGCTCCAATGGAAGCCTTGAACTCGTG GTCAGGGGCATGACATGCGCCTCCTGTGTCCACAAAATCGAGTCCAGCCTGGTGAAGGCGAAAGGGATTGTTTACGCGTCTGTTGCCCTGGCAACCAACAAAGCCCACATCAAGTATGACCCAGAAGTGACGGGACCACGTGACATGATCAGATTGATAGAG AACCTGGGCTTTGAGGCCTCTCTCGTGAAGAAAGATCGCTCTGCCAGTCACTTGGACCACAGTCAAGAAATACGGCA GTGGCGGAAGTCCTTCCTGGTCAGCCTCTTCTTCTGCGTTCCCGTGATGGGGATGATGATCTACATGATCATCGTCGACCACGACGTCCACACGGAGCACGAGCACAACGCCAGCTCGCCGGACCTGCAGCAGTACCACTCCACCATGTTCCTGGAGCGGCAGCTGCTCCCCGGGCTGTCCATCATGAACCtcatctccttcctcttctgcGTGCCCGTGCAG TTCATTGGAGGCCGTTACTTCTACATTCAGGCGTACAAAGCTCTGAAACACAGGACCGCAAACATGGACGTCCTCATCGTCCTTGCCACCTCCATAGCCTTCACGTACTCCCTGGTCATCCTGCTGGTGGCCATGATCGAGAAGGCCAAGACCAACCCCGTCACCTTCTTTGACACGCCTCCCATGCTCTTTGTTTTCATCTCCCTGGGCAGGTGGCTGGAGCAGATAGCAAAG AGCAAAACCTCTGAGGCTCTGTCCAAGCTGATGTCCCTACAAGCGACGGAGGCCACTATTGTCATCCTGAATGATGACATGTCTGTGCTGAG GGAAGAGCATGTGGACGTTGACCTCGTCCAGAGGGGTGATGTGGTTCGGGTGGTGCCGGGGGGCAAGTTTCCTGTGGACGGGCGAGTCCTCGAAGGTCACTCCATGGCAGATGAGTCTCTCATCACAG GGGAGGCCATGCCCGTGACAAAGAAGCCCGGCAGCTCTGTGATCGCCGGCTCCATCAATCAGAACGGCTCCCTGCTCATCACGGCCACGCACGTCGGGGCTGACACCACCCTGTCCCAGATCGTCAGGCTGGTCGAGGAGGCCCAGACGTCAAAG gctCCCATCCAGCAGTTTGCAGACAAGATCAGCGGATACTTTGTCCCCTTCATCGTGGGCATCTCCCTCCTGACCCTCATTGCGTGGATTGTTATTGGATGCGTTGACTTCGCTCTGGTTGAGAAGTATTTCCCG GGCTACAGCAAGAGCATCTCGCAGACGGAGGTGGTGATCCGCTTCGCCTTCCAGGCCTCCATCACCGTGCTGTGCATCGCCTGCCCCTGCTCCCTGGGCCTGGCCACGCCCACCGCCGTCATGGTGGGCACCGGGGTGGGCGCGCAGAACGGCATCCTCATCAAGGGCGGGGAGCCCCTCGAGATGGCGCACAAG ATTCAGACGGTGGTGTTTGACAAAACTGGCACTATCACGTACGGCACCCCCGAAGTGATCCAGGTGAAGCTGGTGGTGGAGGCGAACCGCATGCCCAAATCCCGACTGCTGGCCATCGTGGGCACGGCCGAGAACAACAGCGAGCACCCGCTGGGGGCGGCCATCGCGAAGCACTGCAAAAAG GAGCTGAGGAACGAGGTTCTGGGCACGTGCACGGACTTCCAGGCGGTGCCGGGCTGCGGGATCCACTGCCAGGTGAGCAACACGGAGGCGCTGCAGCGGCAcgacggcggcggcggcgaTGGCGAGGAGAGGAACGAGCGCAACTCCGTCCTGGTGCAGATCGGCGACAGCATGACCGGCTCCGGCTCGCACCCCCTCATCATGGAGCCAGAACCCCTGA CCCAGGTGCAGTCCGCGTCCTACGCGGTCCTAATCGGGAACAGGGAGTGGATGAGGAGGAACGGGCTCCAGGTGCGCCGGGAGGTGGACGAGGCCATGATCGAGCACGAGCGCAGGGGCCGCACCGCCGTCCTGGTGGCCATCGACG GACTGCTCTGCGCAATGATCGCCATCTCTGACACCGTTAAGCCCGAGGCCGAGTTAGCCGTCCACACGCTCAAATCTATGGGCCTGGAGGTGGTGCTGATGACGGGGGACAACAGCAAAACCGCACGGGCCATTGCTGCTCAG GTGGGCATCAGGAAGGTGTTCGCAGAGGTGCTGCCCTCTCATAAGGTGGCCAAagtggagcagctgcagcaggccgGCAGGCGGGTTGCCATGGTGGGGGACGGGGTGAACGACTCCCCGGCGCTGGCCATGGCGGACGTGGGCATCGCCATCGGCACGGGCACTGACGTGGCCATCGAGGCTGCGGACGTGGTGCTGATCAGG AACGATCTCTTGGACGTAGTGGGAAGCATTGACTTGTCTAAAAAGACCGTCAAACGGATTCGAATCAACTTTGTTTTTGCGCTGATTTACAACCTTGTTGgaattccaattgctgctg gtgtgttccTGCCCGTGGGTCTCGTCCTCCAGCCTTGGATGGGCTCTGCTGCTATGGCTGCTTCCTCTGTCTCCGTGGTGCTCTCTTCCCTCCTACTCAAATG TTACACCAAGCCCAGCGCCGAGAAGCTGGAGTCGCGGCTGCGCGGGCAGATGAAGCACAGCAGCTTGTCGGACGTCAGCATCCACATCGGCATCGACGAGTGCCACCGGCCCTCGCCCAAGCTCAGCCTCTTCGACCGCTTCGTCAACTACAGCCGCGCCTCCATCAACTCGCTGCGCTCCGACAAGCGCTCGCTCAACAGCATGGCGCTCAGCGAGCCCGACAAGCACTCTCTGCTGGTCGGGGAGGCCGCGTGCGACGAGGAGGCGctgtaa